One region of Camelina sativa cultivar DH55 chromosome 6, Cs, whole genome shotgun sequence genomic DNA includes:
- the LOC104790799 gene encoding uncharacterized protein LOC104790799 has protein sequence MKKEGDLVREDAPKPTIGKPSAGDLSSDSYILYFKGLRNWQWQTATGLTLAGFGVAINREDDDNILFQMNGLLDDSDVSIWEVEFMALKLGLNKALSLGINHISFYCDEHDIFELVMGRLAPTSEKIALLMDDVQSIRQKFTTSIPVLVTRTRTKFVFDLAMETLPKPLFGKAGNMFSVACSHRFGVEYMKEQIELMLNKGGLPRCPHPGCKSNLTLRSCAHLLTPKLKEMWEQRVNEDSIPVCDRFHCPNPRCWGLMSKTELLESSEDGVRRSCYKCRKPFCINCKVMWHSNLSCAEYKRSGGKPSTTLWRQCRSCQHMNKLFDRRITVTCRCGYRFCYKCGSQWKFGGCFHHHQFLMKVVVALVFFFILFYV, from the exons atgaagaaagaaggAGATCTTGTACGAGAAGATGCCCCAAAACCCACCATTGGAAAACCCTCAGCGGGAGATCTAAGTTCTGACTCGTACATCCTTTACTTCAAGGGTTTGAGAAACTGGCAGTGGCAGACAGCAACGGGTTTAACATTGGCTGGATTTGGGGTTGCAATTAACAGAGAAGACGATGATAATATCTTGTTTCAGATGAACGGGCTACTTGATGACTCAGATGTTTCAATTTGGGAGGTTGAGTTTATGGCATTGAAGCTAGGACTAAACAAAGCCCTAAGTTTGGGGATCAATCATATCTCATTTTACTGCGATGAGCATGATATTTTCGAATTG GTCATGGGGAGATTGGCTCCTACGAGTGAGAAAATCGCCTTGTTGATGGATGATGTGCAAAGCATCAGACAAAAATTTACAACGAGCATCCCTGTTCTTGTGACTAGAACTCGGACTAAGTTTGTCTTTGATCTCGCAATGGAAACACTACCCAAGCCTCTTTTTGGTAAAGCTGGTAATATGTTTTCCGTCGCTTGCTCTCATCGGTTCGGTGTGGAGTACATGAAAGAACAAATAGAACTGATGCTAAACAAGGGAGGTCTACCTAGGTGTCCTCATCCTGGCTGCAAATCAAACCTGACTCTTCGAAGTTGTGCCCATCTTTTGACACCTAAACTAAAAGAGATGTGGGAACAAAGGGTCAATGAGGACTCAATCCCTGTATGTGACAGATTCCATTGCCCTAATCCAAGGTGCTGGGGTTTGATGTCCAAGACCGAGCTCCTTGAATCTAGTGAAGATGGAGTTAGGAGAAGCTGCTATAAATGTCGGAAACCCTTTTGCATTAACTGCAAAGTCATGTGGCATAGTAACTTGTCGTGCGCGGAGTACAAGAGGTCTGGTGGAAAGCCTAGTACAACATTGTGGCGTCAATGTAGAAGTTGCCAGCACATGAACAAACTATTCGACCGACGCATCACTGTAACttgcag GTGTGGCTATAGGTTTTGTTACAAATGTGGATCTCAATGGAAGTTTGGAGGTTGCTTTCATCATCACCAATTTCTGATGAAGGTGGTGGTTGCTttagtcttcttttttattcttttttatgtttag
- the LOC104698881 gene encoding E3 ubiquitin-protein ligase HEL2-like — protein MERYEVGFVSKKQRVTKSSSAKYVDNVVYRLYFKGLVSNDIAADITAEHDGKKMAMAGFGVAICNPKDELLFEIKEPMNDAKINIERVEIRVLVRGLSEALDLGIRKLVIYCDDSSIYQNIMIGKCDPKKERVVEQLLEQVHRLLEKFDSSRAILVCRNNIKFVFNLAREAIVSQTSTASEVKGEVCVISLEETTVDRMFFVGKCLHRYCFPCINQFVEVKLQNGTVPTCLDNECKLELSLQYCSKVLKPKVIQMWKHKMKEDSIPVAESIYCPYLNCSMLMSKTAVSRSDQSNDATCIKCSGLFCIDCKVPSHSDLSCTKYQELHPGTLVDDELKLKSLAQNQKWRQCVKCRHLIELNQGCNHMICRCGYQFCYRCGVEWKKSQVICPTGCSRAADGDFDYNDGDDHEGCWDDLYADGGLSDDSPPVPDYVGYYSL, from the exons ATGGAAAGATATGAAGTAGGCTTTGTTTCTAAGAAACAAAGAGTAACCAAATCTTCGTCGGCAAAATATGTCGATAACGTTGTCTACAGATTGTATTTTAAGGGTTTGGTTAGCAATGATATTGCAGCAGATATTACTGCGGAGCATGATGGGAAAAAGATGGCGATGGCTGGTTTTGGAGTTGCAATTTGCAATCCGAAAGATGAGTTGTTGTTTGAGATAAAAGAACCAATGAACGACGCCAAGATCAACATCGAAAGAgttgagattagggttttggttcgtGGATTAAGTGAAGCACTCGATTTAGGGATCAGAAAGCTTGTGATTTATTGTGATGACTCTTCGATTTACCAAAAT ATAATGATTGGTAAATGTGATCCTAAGAAGGAAAGAGTTGTCGAACAACTATTGGAACAAGTCCATCGCCTTCTAGAAAAATTTGATTCTAGTAGAGCTATTCTAGTTTGTAGAAACAATATCaagtttgtttttaatcttgcaAGAGAGGCAATTGTTTCTCAAACCAGCACCGCCTCGGAGGTTAAGGGAGAAGTTTGTGTCATTTCTCTGGAAGAAACCACGGTAGATCGCATGTTCTTTGTCGGTAAATGCCTTCACCGTTATTGTTTTCCTTGTATTAATCAGTTTGTGGAAGTCAAACTGCAAAACGGAACTGTGCCCACATGCCTTGATAATGAATGCAAGTTAGAGCTGAGTCTTCAATACTGTAGCAAGGTTTTGAAACCTAAGGTGATTCAGATGTGGAAACACAAGATGAAAGAGGATTCCATTCCCGTAGCTGAGAGTATCTATTGCCCCTATCTAAACTGCTCAATGTTGATGTCCAAAACCGCGGTTTCTCGATCTGATCAATCGAACGATGCAACATGTATCAAATGTTCTGGACTCTTTTGCATTGATTGTAAAGTACCATCGCATTCTGATTTGTCGTGTACTAAGTACCAAGAACTTCACCCTGGCACTCTAGTTGATGATGAGTTGAAGCTTAAGTCTCTAGCACAGAACCAAAAATGGCGCCAATGTGTCAAATGTCGACATTTAATTGAGCTTAATCAAGGCTGCAACCACATGATttgcag ATGTGGGTATCAGTTTTGCTACAGATGTGGAGTTGAATGGAAGAAGAGTCAAGTGATTTGTCCTACAGGTTGCTCACGTGCTGCCGATGGTGATTTTGATTATAATGATGGAGATGATCATGAAGGTTGCTGGGATGATTTGTATGCTGATGGTGGTTTATCCGATGATTCTCCCCCTGTCCCTGATTACGTGGGTTATTATAGTCTTTAG
- the LOC104790798 gene encoding extensin-2-like: protein MRSSSKMGPSANLICALGVIIMATTVAAYEPYTYSSPPPPYSSPSPKVEYESSPPPYVSLPPLPSISPSPKVEYNSPPPPYVYSSPPPPPYYSPSPKIEYKSPPPPYVYSSPPPPYYSPSPKIEYKSPPPPYVYSSPPPPYYSRSPKVDYKSPPPPYVYSSPPPPYYSPSPKVEYKSPPPPYVYSSPPPPYYSPSPKVDYKSPPPPYVYSSPPPPYYTPAPKVDYKSPPPPYVDSSPPPPYYSPSPKVDYKSPPPPYVDSSPPPPYDSPSPKVVYKSPPPPYVYSSPPPPSYSPSPKVDYKSPPPPYVDSSPPPPYDSPSPKVVYKSPPPPYVYSSPPPPSYSPSPKVDYKSPPPPYVDSSPPPPYDSPSPKVVYKSPPPPYVYSSPPPPSYSPSPKVDYKSPPPPYVDSSPPPPYDSPSPKVVYKSPPPPYVYSSPPPPSYSPSPKVDYKSPPPPYVDSSPPPPYDSPSPKVVYKSPPPPYVYSSPPPPSYSPSPKVDYKSPPPPYVDSSPPPPYDSPSPKVVYKSPPPPYVYSSPPPPSYSPSPKVDYKSPPPPYVDSSPPPPYDSPSPKVVYKSPPPPYVYSSPPPPSYSPSPKVDYKSPPPPYVDSSPPPPYDSPSPKVVYKSPPPPYVYSSPPPPSYSPSPKVDYKSPPPPYVDSSPPPPYYSPAPKINYKSPPPPYVYSSPPPPYYSPAPKINYKSPPPPYVYSSPPPPYYSPSPKVDYKSPPPPYVYSSPPPPYYSPTPKVDYKSPPPPYVYSSPPPPYYSPSPKVYYKSPPPPYVYSSPPPPYYSPSPKVVYKSPPPPYVYKSPPPPYYSPAPKVNYKSPPPPYVYSSPPPPYYSPSPKVYYKSPPPPYIYSSPPPPYYSPAPKVHYKSPPPPYYSPSPKVYYKSPPHPHVCVCPPPPPCYSPSPKVVYKSPPPPYVYSSPPPPYYSPSPKVVYKSPPPPYVYSSPPPPYYSPAPKVDYKSPPPPYVYSSPPPPYYSPSPKVAYKSPPPPYVYSSPPPPYYSPSPKVDYKSPPPPYVYSSPPPPYYSPSPKVYYKSPPPPYVYSSPPPPPYYSPSPKAEYKSPPPPSYSPSPKTEY from the coding sequence ATGCGATCTTCTTCTAAGATGGGGCCTTCAGCCAATCTCATTTGCGCTCTAGGAGTTATCATCATGGCAACAACGGTTGCTGCATATGAGCCATACACGTAtagttctccaccaccaccatattcTTCCCCATCTCCTAAGGTAGAATACGAGTCTTCCCCACCACCATACGTTTCTCTACCACCACTACCATCTATCTCTCCATCACCTAAGGTTGAATACaactctcctcctccaccatatgtctacagttctccaccaccaccaccatactactcaccATCCCCCAAGATTGAGTACAAGTCTCCTCCCCCACCGTATGTTtacagttctccaccaccaccatactactcaccATCCCCCAAGATTGAGTACAAGTCTCCTCCCCCACCGTATGTTtacagttctccaccaccaccatactactcacGCTCTCCTAAGGTAGACTATAAGTCTCCCCCACCACCGTATGtttacagttccccaccaccaccttaTTATTCGCCTTCCCCTAAAGTTGAGTACAAATCTCCTCCCCCACCATATGTTTACAGTTCCCcgccaccaccatactactcaccATCTCCTAAAGTAGACTAcaaatctcctccaccaccgtatgtttacagttctccaccaccaccatactacacACCTGcccctaaggtagactacaagtctccaccaccaccatatgtcgacagttctccaccaccaccatactactcaccaagccctaaggtagactacaagtctccaccaccaccatatgtcgacagttctccaccaccaccatacgaTTCCCCATCCCCTAAGGTTGTATAcaaatctcctccaccaccgtatgtttacagttctccaccaccaccatcctacTCACCAAGccctaaggtagactacaagtctccaccaccaccatatgtcgacagttctccaccaccaccatacgaTTCCCCATCCCCTAAGGTTGTATAcaaatctcctccaccaccgtatgtttacagttctccaccaccaccatcctacTCACCAAGccctaaggtagactacaagtctccaccaccaccatatgtcgacagttctccaccaccaccatacgaTTCCCCATCCCCTAAGGTTGTATAcaaatctcctccaccaccgtatgtttacagttctccaccaccaccatcctacTCACCAAGccctaaggtagactacaagtctccaccaccaccatatgtcgacagttctccaccaccaccatacgaTTCCCCATCCCCTAAGGTTGTATAcaaatctcctccaccaccgtatgtttacagttctccaccaccaccatcctacTCACCAAGccctaaggtagactacaagtctccaccaccaccatatgtcgacagttctccaccaccaccatacgaTTCCCCATCCCCTAAGGTTGTATAcaaatctcctccaccaccgtatgtttacagttctccaccaccaccatcctacTCACCAAGccctaaggtagactacaagtctccaccaccaccatatgtcgacagttctccaccaccaccatacgaTTCCCCATCCCCTAAGGTTGTATAcaaatctcctccaccaccgtatgtttacagttctccaccaccaccatcctacTCACCAAGccctaaggtagactacaagtctccaccaccaccatatgtcgacagttctccaccaccaccatacgaTTCCCCATCCCCTAAGGTTGTATAcaaatctcctccaccaccgtatgtttacagttctccaccaccaccatcctacTCACCAAGccctaaggtagactacaagtctccaccaccaccatatgtcgacagttctccaccaccaccatacgaTTCCCCATCCCCTAAGGTTGTATAcaaatctcctccaccaccgtatgtttacagttctccaccaccaccatcctacTCACCAAGccctaaggtagactacaagtctccaccaccaccatatgtcgacagttctccaccaccaccatactactcaccAGCCCCAAAGATAAACtacaaatctccaccaccaccatatgtttacagttccccaccaccaccatactactcaccAGCCCCAAAGATAAACtacaaatctccaccaccaccatatgtttacagttctccaccaccaccatactactcaccaagccctaaggtagactacaagtctccaccaccaccatatgtctacagttccccaccaccaccatattacTCACCAAcccctaaggtagactacaagtctccaccaccaccatatgtttacagttctccaccaccaccatactactcgcCTTCTCCTAAGGTGtactacaagtctcctccaccaccatatgtctacagttctccaccaccaccatactactccccatcccctaaggttgtatacaaatctcctccaccaccatatgtttacaagtccccaccaccaccatactactcaccAGCCCCAAAGGTAAACTACAAATCTCCACCACCGCCATATGTTTAtagttctccaccaccaccatactactcgcCTTCTCCCAAGGTGtactacaagtctccaccaccaccatacatctacagttccccaccacctCCATACTACTCACCAGCCCCTAAGGTAcactacaagtctccaccaccaccatactactcgcCTTCTCCTAAGGTGtactacaagtctccaccacaTCCTCATGTATGTGTTtgtccaccacctcctccatgttattctccatcccctaaggttgtgtacaagtctcctccaccaccatatgtctacagttctccaccaccaccatactactccccatcccctaaggttgtatacaaatctcctccaccaccatatgtttatagttccccaccaccaccatactactcaccAGCCCCTAAGGTAGAttacaagtctcctccaccaccatatgtttacagctctccaccaccaccatactactcccCATCCCCTAAGGTTGCATAcaaatctcctccaccaccatatgtttacagctccccaccaccaccatactactccccatcccctaaggtagactataagtctccaccaccaccatatgtctacagctccccaccaccaccgtacTACTCACCTTCTCCTAAGGTGTACTAcaaatctcctccaccaccatatgtctacagttccccaccaccgCCACCTTATTACTCTCCCTCACCAAAGGCTGAGTACAAATCCCCACCTCCTCCATCGTATTCACCTTCTCCAAAAACTGAGTATTAA
- the LOC109133310 gene encoding probable E3 ubiquitin-protein ligase RNF144A-A: MKRISQQIASSFQSLLARHNIIDTFMQGMSSHKMTCSICLDDNLDISQMFCVNKCRHQFCSNCVKRHIELRLFEGSVIRCPHYRCKSKLTFGSCVDILTPELRKTWNKRIKEDKIPITDRIYCPNPTCAALMSIKKLSKPIKQAGVRRYFSTFTTEARFRRHCFECFHLLCINCRVPWHSDLSCNDYMKLDPNSTAGDRKLKALANQRLWRQCGKCNQMIELSEGCIKVICRCGHRFCYKCGAKAGDCDHHFYNIFPTRPSQQ, encoded by the exons ATGAAACGTATAAGCCAACAAATTGCGTCGAGCTTTCAGAGTTTGTTGGCTAGACATAATATCATAGATACTTTTATGCAAGGCATGTCTAGTCACAAGATGACTTGCAGTATCTGTTTAGATGATAATTTAGACATTAGTCAGATGTTTTGTGTTAATAAATGTCGTCATCAGTTCTGTTCCAACTGTGTGAAACGACATATAGAGTTGAGGCTATTCGAGGGAAGTGTGATTAGATGTCCTCATTACCGCTGCAAGTCCAAGCTGACTTTTGGAAGCTGTGTTGATATTTTGACACCTGAACTAAGGAAGACGTGGAACAAAAGGATCAAAGAGGACAAGATCCCTATAACAGATAGAATTTATTGCCCAAACCCGACGTGCGCAGCTTTAATGTCAATAAAAAAGCTCTCTAAACCTATTAAACAAGCTGGAGTCAGGAGATACTTCTCTACATTTACAACAGAAGCTAGATTTAGAAGACACTGCTTCGAATGCTTTCACCTCCTTTGCATCAACTGTAGAGTTCCGTGGCATAGTGACTTGTCGTGCAATGATTACATGAAACTGGATCCAAATTCTACAGCAGGTGATAGAAAGCTCAAAGCTTTAGCAAATCAAAGGTTGTGGCGTCAATGTGGAAAGTGCAACCAAATGATCGAACTTTCAGAAGGCTGCATCAAAGTAATTTGCAG ATGTGGACATAGGTTTTGTTACAAATGTGGAGCCAAGGCTGGAGATTGCGATCATCATTTTTACAACATCTTTCCTACAAGGCCATCACAGCAGTAG